A single window of Nicotiana tomentosiformis chromosome 1, ASM39032v3, whole genome shotgun sequence DNA harbors:
- the LOC138906596 gene encoding uncharacterized protein, with translation MDPLKYIFQKTMPTGKLVEWQILLSEFDIVYVTQKVVKGQALADHLAENPEVSFVGEDITEAYDGWRMFFDGAENFKGEGIRAVLVSKTSQHYLELLIIRDSDLLVHQGLGEWATKNTKIFPYLHCVQERIKRFTKIEFKHVSRVQNEFADALATLSSVIQHPDKNFIDLVPIGIHK, from the exons ATGGATCCACTtaaatatatctttcagaagaccatgcctacgggtaagttagtaGAGTGGCAAATATTGCTGAGCGAGTTTGACatcgtctatgtaactcagaaggtggtcaaagggcaagcattagcagatcatctggcagaaaatcct GAGGTGTCATTCGTGGGAGAAGATATCACTgaagcatatgatggttggagaatgttcttcgacggagcagaAAACTTCAAAGGAGAAGGTATCAGAGCTGTTTTGGTATCAAAAACCAGCCAACACTATCTG GAGCTGTTGATAATTAGAGATTCCGATCTGTTGGTGCATCAGGgtttaggagaatgggctacaaagaacaccaaaatatttccatatttgcactgtgtacaagagaggatcaaaaggttcacaaagatagaattcaaacatgtttcgAGAGTTCaaaatgagtttgcagatgcattggccactctatcttccgtgatacaacacccagacaagaacttcatcgatcttgtcccaataggaattcataaatag